The following proteins come from a genomic window of Geomonas sp. RF6:
- a CDS encoding tetratricopeptide repeat protein: protein MGMSFDEALAQGIAQLEEGAYAKAAEAFRKCLEIEPENPEGYFYLGEALAENGKTDEAIEVLKKGLTRAPEDVEGLTALGDIYFEAGKHKDALACYRKVTELKPQECDGYVSMGLVYNALERVDDALRSFEQALSLDPGNVFALNALGDLYYGLGENEKAIAAYQKGIELDPADATARFNLGELYYDMDDLEAAERETLEAVRLDPDFTMSYLTLGNICIDEERIGEAIAYFEMYLKKERSPQAAEMISEVKAVVEGLKEEMRG, encoded by the coding sequence ATGGGAATGAGTTTCGATGAGGCACTGGCGCAGGGGATCGCGCAACTTGAAGAGGGCGCGTACGCCAAGGCCGCCGAGGCTTTCAGAAAATGCCTGGAGATAGAGCCGGAGAACCCGGAGGGGTACTTCTACCTGGGGGAGGCACTCGCCGAAAACGGCAAGACCGACGAGGCGATCGAGGTCCTGAAGAAGGGGCTGACCCGCGCCCCGGAGGACGTGGAGGGGCTCACGGCGCTTGGGGACATCTATTTCGAGGCTGGGAAACACAAGGACGCCCTTGCCTGCTACCGCAAGGTCACGGAGCTGAAACCGCAGGAGTGCGACGGCTACGTCAGCATGGGGCTCGTGTACAACGCGCTGGAGCGGGTCGACGACGCGCTGAGGTCGTTCGAGCAGGCTCTCTCGCTCGACCCGGGGAACGTCTTCGCCCTGAACGCCCTCGGGGACCTGTACTATGGCCTCGGGGAAAACGAGAAGGCGATTGCCGCGTACCAGAAGGGGATCGAGCTCGACCCGGCGGATGCCACGGCACGCTTCAACCTCGGCGAGCTGTACTACGACATGGACGACCTGGAGGCTGCCGAGCGGGAGACGCTGGAGGCGGTGCGGCTCGATCCGGACTTCACCATGAGCTACCTCACCCTCGGCAACATCTGCATCGACGAGGAGCGGATCGGAGAGGCGATCGCCTACTTCGAGATGTACCTGAAAAAGGAGCGCTCCCCGCAGGCCGCCGAGATGATCTCGGAGGTGAAGGCGGTGGTGGAAGGGTTGAAGGAGGAGATGCGCGGCTAG
- the ptsP gene encoding phosphoenolpyruvate--protein phosphotransferase: MGQDGGETLGLRTIEDISALILHSHDLQETLDNIVTLVAKRLRSDVCSIYLLDEDGETLRLHATRGLSRGARGITMKISEGLTGLAIEQRGVVAIDNAPLHPRYKYFPEAKEEKVLSFLGVPLFDRKAAVGVLVVQTKEARTFSKEEISAASTIAWQISSVVVNAKLLDSVRKKEEERAFFASELARLKLPEGAGHVDGKTFQTVLKGHAISPGFCCGKITVVNRGADEVPVLERVRPKGEELKRFQLALEKARVQTIYMERRMAEILSKEDAAIFHSHLMILEDRGFIGKVTSLIEEEYGALRAVSEVVAQYVAAFSRMEDPYLKERSADMEDIGRRITDALNGHEKKQDKLKENRVLVAAELFPSDLAIMDHRKILGIVTERGNLNSHAAIMARSLGIPTVFGVEGIMKGVGARSELIVDGTSGCVYINPEQRIRVEYDRLQREFSQKQRALEGMRDLPAETTDGCRVALYANIGLLNDIPVARANGAEGVGLYRTEFPFMTRKAFPGRQEQYLIYRKILEGFPELPVSIRTLDIGGDKELSYFPQPREENPFMGWRSIRVSLDREDIFREQLAGILLASPYGKCRVMFPLVSAWDEVQSIKRIMKEVQEELAAQGKAFDGGLQIGIMIELPAAVQIVELLAKEVDYFSIGTNDLIQYTLACDRNNVRMKRWYDPYHPAVLHSIKRVSDAASAAGKEVTVCGEMACEPVNALLLLGLGIRALSLSAPSIPQVKEAIRRISYEEARDIADRVLAMPSGPAIRKFLEEVQREKGL; the protein is encoded by the coding sequence ATGGGACAAGACGGCGGGGAAACGCTGGGGCTGCGGACGATAGAGGACATAAGCGCCCTCATCCTTCACTCCCACGACCTGCAGGAGACGCTGGACAACATCGTCACCCTGGTGGCGAAACGGCTGCGCTCCGACGTCTGCTCCATCTACCTCCTCGACGAGGACGGCGAGACCCTCCGGCTCCACGCCACCCGCGGCCTCTCCCGCGGCGCCCGCGGCATCACCATGAAGATCTCCGAGGGTCTCACGGGGCTTGCCATCGAGCAGCGCGGGGTCGTCGCCATCGACAACGCCCCGCTGCACCCCCGCTACAAATATTTCCCCGAGGCAAAAGAGGAGAAAGTCCTCTCCTTCCTCGGCGTCCCCCTCTTCGACAGAAAGGCGGCGGTGGGGGTGCTCGTCGTCCAGACGAAGGAGGCGCGCACCTTCAGCAAGGAAGAGATCAGCGCCGCCAGCACCATCGCTTGGCAGATCTCGTCTGTCGTTGTGAACGCAAAGCTCCTCGACTCGGTGCGCAAGAAGGAGGAGGAGCGCGCCTTCTTCGCCTCCGAACTCGCCCGCCTGAAGCTCCCCGAAGGCGCGGGGCACGTTGACGGAAAGACCTTCCAGACGGTCCTGAAGGGGCACGCCATCTCCCCCGGCTTTTGCTGCGGGAAGATCACGGTGGTAAACCGCGGCGCGGACGAGGTCCCGGTGCTGGAGCGGGTGCGCCCGAAAGGGGAGGAGCTGAAGCGCTTCCAGCTCGCCCTCGAGAAGGCGCGGGTACAGACGATCTACATGGAGCGGCGCATGGCGGAGATACTCTCCAAGGAGGACGCCGCCATCTTCCACAGCCACCTCATGATCCTGGAGGACCGCGGCTTCATCGGGAAGGTGACCTCTCTCATAGAGGAGGAGTACGGCGCCCTGCGCGCGGTCTCGGAGGTCGTCGCCCAGTACGTCGCCGCCTTCTCGAGGATGGAGGACCCGTACCTGAAGGAGCGCAGCGCCGACATGGAAGACATCGGCAGGCGCATCACCGACGCCCTGAACGGGCACGAAAAGAAGCAGGACAAGCTGAAGGAGAACCGGGTCCTCGTGGCAGCGGAGCTTTTCCCCTCCGACCTCGCCATCATGGACCACCGGAAGATCCTCGGCATCGTCACCGAGCGCGGGAACCTGAACTCCCACGCGGCCATCATGGCCCGCTCCCTCGGCATCCCCACCGTCTTCGGAGTGGAGGGGATCATGAAGGGGGTCGGGGCGCGCAGCGAGCTCATCGTGGACGGCACCTCCGGGTGCGTGTATATAAACCCAGAGCAGAGGATCCGGGTGGAGTACGACCGTCTGCAGCGTGAGTTCAGCCAGAAGCAGCGCGCCCTCGAGGGAATGCGCGACCTGCCTGCAGAGACGACCGACGGCTGCCGGGTGGCGCTGTACGCCAACATCGGCCTTCTGAACGACATCCCCGTCGCCCGCGCCAACGGCGCGGAAGGGGTGGGGCTCTACCGCACCGAGTTCCCCTTCATGACCCGGAAGGCCTTCCCGGGGCGCCAGGAACAGTACCTCATCTACCGGAAGATCCTGGAAGGGTTCCCGGAGCTGCCGGTCTCCATACGCACCCTGGACATCGGCGGGGACAAGGAGCTCAGCTACTTTCCGCAGCCGCGGGAGGAAAACCCCTTCATGGGGTGGCGCTCCATCAGGGTATCGCTCGACCGGGAGGACATCTTCCGCGAGCAGCTCGCCGGGATACTCCTTGCTTCCCCCTACGGGAAGTGCCGGGTCATGTTCCCGCTGGTGAGCGCCTGGGACGAGGTGCAGAGCATCAAGAGGATAATGAAGGAGGTGCAGGAGGAGCTGGCGGCGCAGGGGAAGGCATTTGACGGGGGGTTGCAGATAGGGATCATGATCGAGCTCCCCGCCGCGGTGCAGATCGTGGAGCTCCTGGCAAAGGAGGTCGACTACTTCTCCATCGGCACGAACGACCTCATCCAGTACACGCTCGCCTGCGACCGGAACAACGTGCGGATGAAGCGCTGGTACGACCCGTACCACCCCGCGGTGCTCCACTCCATAAAGCGAGTTTCGGATGCCGCGTCGGCCGCGGGAAAAGAGGTGACGGTGTGCGGGGAGATGGCGTGCGAGCCGGTGAACGCACTCCTCCTTCTCGGGCTCGGCATCAGGGCCTTGAGCCTCTCCGCCCCCTCCATCCCGCAGGTGAAGGAGGCGATCCGCCGCATAAGTTATGAGGAGGCACGGGACATTGCCGACCGGGTGCTGGCGATGCCGAGCGGGCCGGCGATAAGGAAATTCCTTGAGGAGGTGCAACGCGAGAAGGGGCTGTAG
- a CDS encoding YtxH domain-containing protein, giving the protein MSKKKQTETAALVAFLAGAAVAAGAALLFTPKSGKEVREKLGEATDGAIEKLKLCVAGASYKVKGTANGDSLDYDGGDAWI; this is encoded by the coding sequence ATGTCTAAAAAGAAGCAAACCGAGACGGCGGCGCTGGTCGCCTTTTTAGCCGGGGCCGCGGTAGCCGCGGGGGCTGCGCTCCTGTTCACACCGAAAAGCGGGAAGGAAGTGCGGGAAAAACTGGGGGAAGCGACCGATGGGGCGATCGAGAAGCTGAAGCTTTGTGTGGCGGGAGCAAGCTACAAGGTGAAGGGGACCGCCAACGGCGACTCCCTGGACTACGACGGCGGCGACGCCTGGATCTAG
- a CDS encoding EAL domain-containing protein, producing the protein MEPLQYDIRGMKLLYVEDEGEARRLVCNMFAMNYPNLEVDSAENGAEGMEIFRQKRPEVVMTDINMPVMDGIKMAREMKAIAPETIIVAVTAHTDTPYLLNAIEIGIYHYVLKPINYDQLFAVTDKIFEQILLKRLVREQEERIRRSEEQLSEAQRLTHLGSWEEDLQRGEISWSDELYRICGLEPRQPPAEPGTFLERVLPEDRESVERVLSSARQEGRSALIAFRIVRPDGSLRIVHGQGETVYDPSGTPISLIFVCHDVTEFRGAQDALRASEERFAKIFQATPALIAISTMNDSAYVEVNETFLRTLEYDREEVIGRSVLELGIWAAASDFTRLQQQVKDSGQLRDCEVRLRSSSGRFVEATLSAEVIEINGKEFLLTLFNDITERRRMEEERSRLAAIVEASDDAIFGMDRDGMIRSWNAGAQKTFGYSIEEAVGRDAAMLAHPERREELIALFGQVFQGERVSQFDSLAQHKEGRSLNVSLTVSPMVEGGEIVGASAVVRDVTRQSELEQTIKYQAYHDALTELPNRQLFMDFLALELAQARRNGKSLALLFLDLDRFKHVNDTLGHAVGDELLREVARRIRGCIRVSDTVARIGGDEFNVLMPDLTQTDDVGIVVRKILGVFEAPFLLADKELHVTTSIGVSMYPDDGGELDELMRKADSAMYHAKEKPGNACQFFNEELNTRTIKRQAMEGLLRQAVERGEMQLVFQPQVSAQTRALVGAEVLLRWCHPHEGVLLPSQFLTVAEETGMIVPIGEWVIRSACEQMKKWQELGLNIVLTVNLSKKQFSQPNLLEMMGRVLKETGLDPRYFGVEVSEGTIMEDIDFSMQHLRGLAQMGVNVSLDDFGSGSSSLQWIKQLPIRSLRIDKSFIRGILSDPFDLAVVNALISMSHDLKMLVTAEGVESEEQLLLVSKNGCDEVQGFLISEPLPSSEFEKLATYH; encoded by the coding sequence ATGGAACCGTTGCAATACGACATCCGCGGCATGAAACTCCTTTACGTGGAAGATGAAGGGGAAGCCCGGAGGCTGGTTTGTAACATGTTCGCCATGAACTACCCGAACCTGGAGGTCGACAGCGCGGAAAACGGCGCCGAAGGAATGGAGATTTTCCGGCAGAAACGGCCGGAAGTGGTCATGACCGACATCAATATGCCGGTGATGGACGGGATCAAGATGGCGAGGGAGATGAAGGCCATCGCACCCGAGACGATCATCGTCGCAGTCACCGCACACACCGACACACCCTACCTCCTGAACGCCATCGAAATCGGCATCTACCACTATGTTCTAAAACCTATAAATTACGACCAGCTCTTCGCCGTCACCGATAAGATCTTCGAACAGATTCTCCTGAAGAGGCTGGTGCGGGAGCAGGAGGAGCGGATCCGCAGGAGCGAGGAGCAGCTCTCCGAGGCGCAGCGCCTCACGCACCTTGGCAGCTGGGAGGAGGACCTCCAGCGCGGCGAGATAAGCTGGTCCGACGAGCTATACCGCATCTGCGGCCTGGAGCCGCGCCAGCCGCCGGCGGAGCCTGGGACCTTTCTCGAGCGTGTCCTCCCGGAGGACCGGGAGAGCGTGGAGCGGGTCCTCAGCTCTGCGCGGCAGGAGGGACGCTCCGCACTCATCGCCTTCCGCATAGTGCGCCCCGACGGCTCGCTGCGGATCGTGCACGGTCAGGGGGAGACCGTCTACGATCCTTCCGGCACACCGATCTCCCTCATCTTCGTCTGTCACGACGTCACCGAGTTTCGCGGGGCGCAGGACGCCTTGCGCGCTTCCGAGGAGCGCTTCGCGAAGATCTTCCAGGCCACCCCGGCCCTTATCGCCATCAGCACCATGAACGATTCCGCCTACGTGGAGGTGAACGAGACCTTCCTGCGCACGCTCGAATACGACCGCGAGGAGGTCATCGGCCGCTCCGTCCTGGAGCTCGGCATCTGGGCCGCCGCCTCCGACTTTACCCGGCTGCAGCAGCAGGTGAAGGATTCGGGGCAGTTGCGCGACTGCGAGGTGCGGCTGCGCAGCAGCAGCGGGCGGTTCGTGGAGGCCACCCTCTCGGCGGAAGTGATAGAGATCAACGGCAAGGAGTTTCTCCTCACCCTCTTCAACGACATCACGGAGCGCCGCCGGATGGAGGAGGAGCGCAGCCGACTCGCCGCCATCGTGGAGGCATCGGACGATGCGATCTTCGGGATGGACCGGGACGGTATGATCCGGAGCTGGAACGCGGGGGCGCAGAAGACCTTCGGCTACAGCATCGAGGAGGCGGTCGGCCGCGATGCTGCGATGCTCGCGCATCCGGAGCGGCGGGAGGAGCTCATCGCCCTCTTCGGGCAGGTCTTCCAGGGGGAGAGGGTCTCGCAGTTCGATTCCCTGGCGCAGCACAAGGAGGGGAGGTCGCTCAACGTCTCCCTGACGGTGAGCCCGATGGTGGAAGGGGGGGAAATAGTCGGCGCCTCCGCGGTCGTGCGCGACGTGACGAGGCAAAGCGAGCTCGAGCAGACCATAAAGTACCAGGCGTACCACGACGCTCTCACCGAGCTCCCGAACCGCCAGCTCTTCATGGACTTCCTCGCCCTGGAGCTCGCGCAGGCGCGGCGCAATGGCAAGAGCCTCGCGCTCCTCTTCCTCGATCTCGACCGTTTCAAGCACGTGAACGACACCCTCGGGCACGCGGTGGGGGACGAGCTCCTGAGGGAGGTGGCGCGCCGCATCAGGGGGTGCATCCGCGTCTCCGACACGGTGGCCCGCATCGGCGGGGACGAGTTCAACGTCCTCATGCCGGACCTCACCCAGACCGACGACGTGGGGATCGTGGTGCGGAAGATCCTCGGGGTCTTCGAGGCTCCCTTCCTCCTGGCTGACAAGGAGCTGCACGTCACCACGAGCATCGGGGTGAGCATGTACCCGGATGACGGCGGCGAGCTCGACGAGCTCATGAGGAAGGCGGACAGCGCCATGTACCACGCGAAGGAAAAGCCGGGGAACGCCTGCCAGTTCTTCAACGAGGAGCTCAATACCCGCACCATCAAGCGCCAGGCTATGGAGGGGCTGCTGCGCCAGGCGGTGGAGCGCGGCGAGATGCAGCTCGTTTTCCAGCCGCAGGTGAGCGCGCAGACGAGGGCGCTGGTCGGCGCCGAGGTCCTACTGCGCTGGTGCCACCCGCACGAGGGGGTGCTCCTCCCCTCCCAGTTCCTGACGGTCGCGGAGGAGACCGGGATGATCGTCCCGATCGGCGAGTGGGTGATCCGCAGCGCCTGCGAGCAGATGAAGAAGTGGCAGGAGCTGGGGCTCAACATCGTCCTCACCGTGAACCTCTCCAAGAAGCAGTTCTCCCAGCCGAACCTCCTGGAGATGATGGGGCGGGTCCTGAAGGAGACCGGGCTCGATCCGCGCTACTTCGGGGTGGAGGTCTCGGAGGGGACGATAATGGAGGACATCGACTTTTCCATGCAGCACCTGAGGGGGCTCGCCCAGATGGGGGTGAATGTCTCCCTTGACGACTTCGGCAGCGGCTCCTCGTCGCTGCAGTGGATCAAGCAGCTCCCGATCCGCAGCCTGCGCATCGACAAGAGCTTCATCCGGGGGATCCTGAGCGACCCCTTCGACCTCGCGGTGGTAAACGCGTTGATCTCCATGTCCCACGACCTGAAGATGCTCGTCACCGCCGAAGGGGTGGAATCGGAAGAGCAGCTTCTTCTGGTCAGCAAGAACGGCTGCGACGAAGTGCAGGGTTTCCTCATCAGCGAGCCGCTCCCCTCCTCAGAGTTCGAAAAGCTCGCCACCTACCACTGA
- a CDS encoding ferritin has product MISNTMQQALNRQLNNELYSAYLYLSMSSYAGSLGLKGFANWFMVQYQEETVHAMKFYNYINSRGEHVELAPIAGPPTEFSTALDMFEQTLKHEQFITSSINDLIDLALREKDHASHIFLQWFVTEQVEEEENDRDIIGKLKLIGDNGQGLLMLDAELGARVFTPPPAGGTP; this is encoded by the coding sequence ATGATCAGCAACACCATGCAGCAGGCATTGAACAGACAGCTCAACAACGAGCTGTACTCAGCGTATCTCTATCTCTCCATGAGTTCCTATGCAGGCTCTCTCGGCCTGAAAGGCTTCGCCAACTGGTTCATGGTGCAGTACCAGGAAGAGACGGTGCACGCCATGAAGTTTTACAACTACATAAACAGCCGCGGCGAGCACGTGGAGCTCGCCCCGATCGCGGGACCGCCTACGGAGTTCAGTACCGCGCTCGACATGTTCGAGCAGACGCTGAAGCACGAGCAGTTCATCACCTCCTCCATCAACGACCTCATCGACCTGGCGCTCCGGGAGAAGGACCACGCGAGCCACATCTTCCTGCAGTGGTTCGTCACCGAGCAGGTGGAGGAAGAGGAGAATGATCGCGACATCATCGGGAAGCTGAAGCTCATCGGTGACAACGGGCAGGGGCTCCTCATGCTCGACGCAGAGCTCGGCGCGAGGGTCTTTACACCGCCGCCGGCGGGGGGGACGCCGTAA
- a CDS encoding slipin family protein encodes MDVLGAFPFLLVLVVLVAVGANAIRILAEYERGVLFRLGRVKKVRGPGLVIIIPGIDRLVRVSLRVVAMDVPPQDVITHDNVTVKVSAVIYFRVVDAVRAVVEVENYLYATSQLSQTTLRSVLGQVDLDELLANREKINRELQEILDRQTEPWGVKVTIVEVKNIDLPQEMQRAIARQAEAERERRAKVIHAEGELQASEKLAQAAQVMTAEPMSLQLRYLQTLTEIAAEKNSTTIFPVPIDLIKMFMDTHERKQTEKDKIVS; translated from the coding sequence ATGGACGTTCTCGGAGCTTTCCCCTTTCTGCTGGTTCTCGTCGTCCTCGTCGCCGTGGGGGCGAATGCCATCCGCATCCTCGCTGAATACGAGAGGGGGGTCCTCTTTCGCCTCGGCCGGGTGAAGAAGGTGCGGGGCCCGGGGCTCGTCATCATCATCCCCGGGATCGATCGCCTCGTGCGGGTGTCGCTGAGGGTCGTGGCGATGGATGTCCCACCGCAGGACGTGATCACCCACGACAACGTCACCGTGAAGGTTTCCGCCGTCATCTATTTCCGCGTGGTCGACGCGGTGCGCGCGGTCGTGGAGGTGGAGAACTATCTCTACGCCACGAGCCAGCTCTCCCAGACGACGCTGCGCAGCGTGCTGGGGCAGGTCGACCTGGACGAGCTCCTGGCCAACCGCGAGAAGATCAACCGCGAGCTGCAGGAGATCCTCGACCGTCAGACCGAGCCGTGGGGGGTGAAGGTGACAATCGTGGAGGTGAAAAATATAGACCTGCCGCAGGAGATGCAGCGGGCGATCGCGCGGCAGGCGGAGGCGGAGCGCGAGCGGCGCGCGAAGGTCATCCACGCGGAAGGGGAGTTGCAGGCATCGGAGAAGCTCGCCCAGGCGGCGCAGGTCATGACTGCGGAGCCGATGTCGCTGCAGCTTCGCTACCTGCAGACACTTACGGAGATCGCAGCGGAAAAGAATTCCACCACCATTTTCCCGGTTCCCATCGACCTGATAAAGATGTTTATGGATACGCATGAAAGGAAGCAGACAGAGAAGGATAAAATTGTGTCATAG
- a CDS encoding sigma-54-dependent transcriptional regulator, whose protein sequence is MKQTRILLIEDEEGSREALLALLKGSGFSIKGCGSGEEALKCLKEERFDIVISDLFLPDKSGLEILTTVKADSPATEVILITGHASAETAVKAMKEGAFDYITKPLNIDELRIIIDKAVEKNVMFLENVYLKEQLRERYEFDNIIGHSQPMQQLFSRMKKIIKTDSTVLILGESGTGKELVAKAIHFNGPRKDRPFIAVNCSAIPENLLESELFGHTKGSFTGAIREKVGKFEAANQGTIFLDEIGTLPMHLQTKLLRVLQEQEVERVGSNRQIKLDVRVVSATNVNLEDEVKRGNFREDLFYRLNVIPLLIPPLRERTEDILPLTRHFLQKNCQSMQRPLMHLEKEALEALEFYPWYGNVRELENIVERIVALTEGDVITLKDLPSNIVKIYTERDASPTSVTPSGIDMVKTINDIERKMIAEALQLAHGVKARAAAMLNLNRTTLVEKMRRLGMPL, encoded by the coding sequence ATGAAGCAGACACGGATACTACTGATAGAAGACGAAGAAGGAAGCCGTGAGGCGCTCCTCGCCCTCCTGAAAGGGAGCGGGTTCTCGATCAAGGGGTGCGGCAGCGGCGAAGAAGCGCTGAAGTGCCTGAAGGAAGAGCGCTTCGACATCGTGATCAGCGACCTTTTCCTCCCCGACAAGAGCGGCCTCGAGATCCTCACCACCGTGAAGGCCGATTCCCCCGCCACCGAAGTTATCCTCATCACAGGGCACGCGTCCGCCGAGACCGCCGTGAAGGCGATGAAGGAAGGCGCCTTCGACTACATCACGAAGCCCCTGAACATAGACGAGCTGCGCATCATCATCGACAAGGCGGTCGAGAAGAACGTGATGTTCCTGGAGAACGTCTACCTGAAGGAGCAGCTCAGGGAGCGGTACGAGTTCGACAACATCATCGGGCACTCCCAGCCGATGCAGCAGCTCTTCTCCCGCATGAAGAAGATCATAAAGACCGACTCCACCGTCCTCATCCTCGGCGAGTCGGGGACCGGAAAAGAGCTGGTGGCAAAGGCGATCCACTTCAACGGCCCGCGCAAGGACCGCCCCTTTATCGCGGTGAACTGCTCCGCCATTCCGGAAAACCTCCTGGAGAGCGAGCTCTTTGGCCACACCAAGGGGTCCTTCACAGGCGCCATCAGGGAGAAGGTCGGGAAATTCGAGGCAGCGAACCAGGGGACGATATTTCTGGACGAGATAGGGACGCTCCCCATGCACCTGCAGACGAAACTGTTGCGGGTACTGCAGGAGCAGGAAGTAGAGCGCGTAGGCTCGAACCGCCAGATAAAGCTCGACGTGCGCGTCGTCTCCGCCACCAACGTGAACCTGGAGGACGAGGTAAAGCGGGGGAATTTCCGCGAGGACCTCTTCTACCGGCTGAACGTGATACCGCTTTTGATCCCCCCCCTGCGCGAGCGGACAGAAGACATCCTCCCCCTCACGAGGCACTTCCTGCAGAAGAACTGCCAGTCGATGCAGCGCCCCCTCATGCATCTCGAAAAGGAGGCGCTGGAGGCGCTGGAATTTTACCCGTGGTACGGCAACGTGCGCGAGCTGGAAAACATCGTCGAGCGCATCGTCGCCCTCACCGAAGGCGACGTCATCACCTTGAAGGACCTCCCCTCCAACATCGTAAAGATCTACACCGAGCGCGACGCCTCCCCCACCAGTGTGACCCCGAGCGGCATCGATATGGTAAAGACGATCAACGACATCGAAAGAAAAATGATCGCCGAAGCCCTGCAACTAGCCCACGGCGTAAAAGCCCGCGCCGCTGCAATGCTGAACCTGAACAGGACCACCCTGGTGGAAAAGATGCGCAGATTGGGGATGCCGCTGTAG